One Nesterenkonia populi DNA window includes the following coding sequences:
- a CDS encoding Ppx/GppA family phosphatase yields MRLGVLDIGSNTVHLALVDAHIGAKPEPFASHKRPLSLVQHLDEDGAITEEGQQQLLEFINDAMRFATRHRAEDLLAFCTSAIRESANGEQVLQRVQAEADIELTELTGAQESAMTFFAVRRWRGWSAGHILNFDIGGGSLEIAYGQDELPSTALSVPLGAARLTREWLPEELQSPGRLRDKAPSKSQVKELRAYAAEEIAAARREFPQNLEIPTTPKTMVTATSKTFRSLARLTGSAPSAEGPYVLRVLRHKDLKALVKKLGDLSAKERAELPGVSETRAPQVLAGAIAAEAAMKAFGVEELTICPWALREGLILRRLDTLSRTNGVTLPSAPGVGHVDLARELRRPNHKDVKQITVEHA; encoded by the coding sequence ATGCGACTGGGTGTGCTCGACATCGGATCGAACACCGTCCACCTGGCTCTGGTCGATGCGCACATCGGCGCAAAGCCGGAGCCGTTCGCCTCCCATAAGCGCCCTCTCTCGCTGGTGCAGCACCTTGACGAGGACGGCGCGATCACAGAGGAGGGTCAGCAGCAGCTGCTGGAGTTCATCAACGATGCGATGCGCTTCGCCACTCGGCACCGGGCCGAGGACCTGCTGGCCTTCTGCACCTCGGCGATCCGGGAGTCCGCCAATGGTGAGCAGGTGCTGCAGCGGGTCCAGGCGGAGGCTGACATCGAGCTGACCGAGCTCACCGGCGCCCAGGAGTCGGCGATGACGTTCTTCGCCGTGCGACGCTGGCGCGGCTGGTCCGCCGGCCACATCCTGAACTTCGACATCGGCGGCGGCTCCCTGGAGATCGCCTACGGGCAGGATGAGCTGCCCTCCACGGCCCTGAGCGTGCCGCTGGGCGCGGCCCGGCTGACCCGTGAGTGGCTGCCGGAGGAGCTGCAGAGCCCAGGCCGGCTTCGGGACAAGGCGCCGTCGAAGTCCCAGGTCAAGGAGCTGCGCGCCTACGCCGCGGAGGAGATCGCCGCCGCCCGGCGGGAGTTCCCCCAGAACCTGGAGATCCCCACCACTCCCAAGACCATGGTGACGGCCACCTCGAAGACGTTCCGGTCCCTCGCCCGGCTCACCGGGTCGGCGCCCTCTGCGGAGGGGCCGTACGTGCTGCGGGTCCTGAGGCACAAGGACCTCAAGGCGCTGGTGAAGAAGCTCGGCGACCTCTCCGCCAAGGAGCGGGCCGAGCTGCCCGGCGTCTCGGAGACCCGCGCCCCGCAGGTCCTCGCCGGCGCGATCGCCGCCGAGGCGGCCATGAAGGCGTTCGGCGTGGAGGAGCTGACGATCTGTCCCTGGGCGCTGCGTGAGGGCCTGATCCTGCGCAGGCTGGACACGCTCTCCCGCACCAACGGGGTCACGCTGCCCTCCGCGCCCGGCGTCGGGCACGTGGACCTCGCCCGGGAGCTGCGCCGGCCCAACCATAAGGACGTCAAGCAGATCACTGTGGAGCACGCCTGA
- a CDS encoding sugar phosphate isomerase/epimerase family protein, whose amino-acid sequence MSERTSRIPVALSTSSIYPLGLDAGFAVAQDLGYDGMEVMVTHRADTQQARVINDAVQRFGLPVMAIHAPTLLLTQQVWGTADEKLWKSARLAQDVGASAVVAHPPFRWQGAYAVRFPELVHQIEQETGIMFGVENMYPWRAGGREAKMYLPHWNPVAYGYKHVTWDFSHAATAEDDSYEAVKSLGSRLRHVHLTDGWSNGFKDDHLVPGHGNQRVAEAMELLAEPDFGGTGFDGVVAVEVSTRSARKVGERERMLAESLSFARYHLGQEAGGL is encoded by the coding sequence ATGAGTGAGCGGACCTCCCGGATCCCGGTTGCCCTGTCGACCTCCTCGATCTACCCGCTCGGCCTGGATGCTGGGTTCGCCGTCGCCCAGGACCTCGGCTATGACGGGATGGAGGTGATGGTCACCCACCGCGCCGATACCCAGCAGGCGAGGGTGATCAACGACGCCGTGCAGCGGTTCGGGCTGCCGGTGATGGCGATCCACGCCCCGACTCTGCTGCTGACCCAGCAGGTGTGGGGCACCGCGGACGAGAAGCTGTGGAAGTCTGCCCGCCTGGCACAGGATGTCGGCGCGTCCGCCGTCGTCGCGCACCCGCCCTTCCGCTGGCAGGGAGCGTACGCTGTGCGGTTCCCGGAGCTGGTCCACCAGATCGAGCAGGAGACCGGGATCATGTTCGGCGTGGAGAACATGTACCCGTGGCGGGCAGGCGGGCGTGAGGCCAAGATGTACCTTCCGCACTGGAATCCGGTGGCCTATGGGTACAAGCACGTCACCTGGGACTTCTCCCATGCCGCCACCGCCGAGGACGACTCCTATGAGGCGGTGAAATCCCTGGGCTCCCGGCTGCGGCACGTGCATCTTACTGACGGGTGGTCCAACGGGTTCAAGGATGACCACCTGGTCCCCGGCCATGGGAATCAGCGGGTGGCCGAGGCCATGGAGCTGCTCGCCGAGCCGGACTTCGGCGGCACCGGATTCGACGGAGTGGTCGCCGTGGAGGTCTCCACCCGCAGCGCCCGGAAGGTGGGGGAGCGGGAACGGATGCTCGCCGAGTCCCTCAGCTTCGCCCGCTACCACCTCGGCCAGGAGGCTGGGGGCCTGTAA
- a CDS encoding FAD-dependent oxidoreductase yields MSPGNYDLVIVGAGAAGLTTAIEAAGGGIQTLLLESDNKVGGALHVSSGQLSAGGTRLQAQCGISDSPEEHLADVLRIADPASLHLPLVQRAVSGAPQTVDWLLDEGLEIHHSCPAFYHFHETYSKPRTYWGVDGGNSILKVLVNLLKPHIVSQQVTLSLNSRVIGIKVSRGRRVDLQVTTSNGDQTISANHVVFATGGYAANSEMFRELTIQEPVLSAAWPKADGNALTLLRREGAAIWGERIFVPTFGGVEDPPGSHRTSRSCIPALVPQERPPWEVYVDENGRRFLREDAASVHYREKALRDLRPMHFWVIFDRTIQESAPPLFPKWATQDIERAWNVHPDFVRADTLEALARRTSMPPAALTNTVSSYNRVALDGAPDEYGRVHTPQAIQSPPFFAVRNHATVLKSFAGIRVEENLKVHFSDKDSAPNIYAVGELLGGAPLSGDAFIGGMSLTPALTLGRQLGQQLTKL; encoded by the coding sequence ATGTCACCAGGGAATTATGACCTCGTGATAGTCGGGGCCGGCGCGGCTGGGCTTACTACGGCCATTGAAGCAGCGGGAGGGGGCATACAAACACTGCTACTCGAATCCGACAACAAAGTTGGCGGGGCTCTGCACGTGTCCTCCGGCCAGTTGAGCGCCGGCGGCACCAGACTGCAAGCTCAGTGCGGAATCAGTGACAGTCCAGAAGAGCACCTTGCAGATGTGCTCCGCATCGCGGATCCAGCATCCCTTCACCTTCCGCTCGTGCAGAGAGCCGTCAGCGGTGCGCCTCAAACTGTGGACTGGCTATTAGATGAAGGACTTGAGATACACCATTCCTGCCCAGCCTTCTATCACTTCCACGAAACCTACTCAAAGCCCCGCACCTATTGGGGCGTTGATGGGGGGAATTCCATTCTCAAGGTCCTTGTCAACCTTTTAAAACCGCACATCGTATCTCAGCAAGTGACCCTTAGCCTCAATTCTAGGGTTATTGGGATTAAGGTGAGCAGGGGGAGGCGCGTGGACCTTCAAGTAACTACCTCCAATGGTGATCAAACCATCAGCGCAAATCACGTGGTATTTGCCACAGGCGGGTACGCCGCGAACTCAGAAATGTTTCGTGAACTTACAATTCAAGAGCCCGTACTCTCTGCAGCATGGCCCAAAGCGGATGGCAACGCACTTACTCTTCTTCGCAGAGAAGGGGCTGCTATCTGGGGGGAGAGAATCTTCGTCCCCACGTTTGGTGGGGTTGAAGATCCGCCTGGCTCGCACCGCACTTCCCGATCGTGTATCCCCGCCCTGGTTCCCCAGGAGAGGCCTCCATGGGAAGTCTACGTCGACGAGAACGGACGGCGGTTTCTCAGGGAAGATGCAGCCAGCGTCCACTATCGAGAAAAGGCCCTTCGGGATCTGCGTCCTATGCACTTCTGGGTCATCTTCGACAGAACCATCCAGGAGTCTGCACCTCCACTGTTCCCAAAATGGGCCACCCAGGACATTGAACGCGCGTGGAATGTGCATCCCGACTTCGTACGCGCCGACACTCTTGAAGCTCTCGCACGAAGAACATCAATGCCTCCTGCTGCGCTCACCAATACCGTGAGTTCGTATAACCGAGTCGCCCTAGACGGGGCTCCAGACGAGTATGGGCGAGTCCATACTCCGCAAGCGATCCAGTCTCCTCCATTCTTCGCTGTACGGAACCACGCGACCGTCCTGAAGAGCTTCGCAGGTATCCGCGTCGAGGAAAACCTGAAGGTACACTTTTCGGATAAGGACTCTGCCCCCAATATTTACGCTGTGGGCGAGCTCCTCGGAGGAGCTCCTCTGAGCGGTGACGCGTTCATCGGCGGAATGAGCCTCACCCCGGCACTCACTCTTGGCCGTCAACTAGGCCAGCAGCTTACAAAGCTCTAG
- a CDS encoding amidohydrolase family protein, whose product MGAIDICVGLQTPETVKLRPDWAKRFFEGTFKAANSTVQGVPLADYVDIMDEADVDVSLLFSPKAGPKHEPTSYRPDPKIVARAVESYPDRFRGLIGLDPTKPMQALAELEYAVSSLGFIGAHIYPHWFGLPPDDALWYPIYAKCCELDIPIQMQVGHCLLYTSEKPLRSVGRPITLDKIACDFPDLKVIGIHTGWPWAEEMVAIAYKHPNVYIGTDAYSPKHLDSKLVHYMNTFGNKKVLFGTDYPVIDPRRAVSEFSSLELRDASLKMILSENARRVYALDN is encoded by the coding sequence ATGGGAGCGATCGATATTTGCGTCGGGCTTCAGACGCCCGAAACAGTCAAGTTGCGGCCAGACTGGGCGAAACGTTTCTTTGAAGGGACGTTCAAAGCTGCGAACAGCACAGTTCAAGGTGTTCCACTGGCCGACTACGTAGACATCATGGATGAGGCAGACGTTGATGTGTCTCTCCTCTTCTCTCCTAAGGCTGGGCCCAAGCACGAGCCGACTAGTTATAGACCTGATCCTAAAATCGTCGCGCGTGCCGTCGAGTCGTACCCCGATCGCTTTCGGGGCCTGATCGGCCTAGACCCCACTAAACCCATGCAAGCGCTGGCTGAACTTGAGTACGCGGTCTCATCCCTGGGCTTCATCGGTGCCCACATTTATCCGCATTGGTTCGGTCTCCCACCGGATGATGCCCTTTGGTATCCGATCTACGCCAAGTGCTGTGAACTGGATATTCCGATCCAGATGCAGGTCGGACACTGCCTCCTGTACACATCGGAGAAACCCCTACGATCAGTCGGTCGCCCCATCACACTTGACAAGATCGCCTGTGACTTCCCCGATCTTAAGGTCATTGGCATCCACACAGGGTGGCCATGGGCAGAAGAAATGGTGGCAATAGCTTATAAGCACCCGAACGTATACATAGGAACGGATGCCTACTCCCCTAAACACCTTGATTCTAAACTTGTTCATTATATGAATACATTCGGTAACAAGAAAGTTCTTTTCGGAACGGACTACCCTGTTATAGATCCACGTCGTGCTGTTTCAGAATTTTCTAGCCTTGAATTGAGAGATGCCTCATTAAAGATGATTCTCTCTGAAAATGCACGCCGGGTCTATGCCTTGGATAACTGA
- a CDS encoding class I adenylate-forming enzyme family protein — translation MTKPTVSTRTPLLAESLAFHARVRPEDIALQDENGTHTFRDLASIVQELTYFIENSALPQRIGISAGNNIFHVAALYAMASAGRIGVIFDPKWKSMELKAARRAFDVQHVLIDAQSLELERADFHTHLIQKSLQRAEQRFPDLRTKGNPSDTFLISPSGGTSGKIKGSRITHEASVARIVTQLVEFGIPSQGTFLASTPLYHGSARSLGLGYLYAGGSLRVTPAFDVDRWFEDVAGATATFCVPTMLHRLVRHPKARKLPDEMRLLTGGAPIDPQLAKTVREILSDNFYDYYASVESGPVTVKHPFDTNLPVGCVGRPAFGVDVRISEPDEKGIGRIVVSGPCISSGQEGDTARSGELLTELHLNDLGRLDESGYLHLHGRTDDTIISGGVNIHPGEIESLLESHPEVQMAAVVGVSCAEWGQRVEAAVVTHDGPGDGNDFLDFLRPQLSPAKRPKAIHVRQTLPMTSIGKINRRALAAQLTEEIR, via the coding sequence ATGACTAAACCGACTGTCTCCACGAGAACACCCTTATTAGCCGAGTCACTAGCTTTTCATGCCCGTGTCAGGCCGGAAGACATTGCTTTGCAGGACGAAAACGGCACACACACTTTCAGGGATTTGGCATCGATAGTTCAGGAGCTCACCTACTTCATCGAGAACTCCGCACTACCACAACGAATCGGCATTAGTGCGGGCAACAATATATTCCACGTTGCAGCTCTGTATGCCATGGCTTCTGCAGGACGAATCGGGGTGATCTTCGACCCCAAGTGGAAGTCGATGGAGCTCAAAGCAGCCCGGCGAGCATTCGATGTTCAGCATGTTCTGATAGATGCACAGTCTCTCGAACTGGAGCGAGCTGACTTTCACACCCACTTGATTCAGAAATCATTGCAACGTGCTGAGCAAAGGTTCCCCGACCTACGCACTAAGGGAAATCCCAGTGACACTTTCCTCATATCACCGAGCGGCGGAACCAGTGGTAAGATCAAAGGCTCCCGAATAACCCACGAAGCTTCTGTCGCTCGCATCGTCACACAATTGGTGGAATTCGGCATTCCATCTCAGGGAACTTTTCTGGCCTCAACACCTCTTTATCATGGAAGTGCCAGATCGTTAGGACTTGGCTACCTCTACGCAGGAGGGAGCCTCCGCGTCACCCCCGCATTCGACGTCGACAGGTGGTTCGAGGATGTGGCAGGTGCAACTGCAACCTTCTGTGTCCCAACCATGCTCCATCGACTGGTTCGACATCCAAAAGCCCGGAAGCTACCCGATGAAATGCGCCTGCTGACTGGTGGCGCCCCAATTGATCCGCAGCTAGCAAAGACCGTCCGAGAAATTCTAAGCGATAACTTCTACGACTATTACGCATCCGTAGAGAGCGGACCCGTTACGGTCAAACATCCATTCGACACGAACCTTCCAGTCGGTTGTGTCGGCAGGCCAGCATTCGGCGTAGATGTGCGCATCAGTGAGCCCGATGAAAAGGGTATCGGTCGGATAGTTGTTAGCGGCCCGTGCATCTCGAGCGGTCAGGAAGGGGATACTGCCCGTTCAGGAGAGCTACTGACCGAACTGCACCTGAATGATCTTGGGCGGCTGGATGAGAGTGGCTACCTCCACCTCCACGGGCGCACTGATGACACCATTATTAGCGGAGGAGTGAACATCCATCCAGGAGAGATCGAGTCTCTGCTGGAGTCCCACCCGGAGGTTCAGATGGCGGCTGTAGTTGGCGTTTCGTGTGCTGAATGGGGACAGAGGGTTGAGGCAGCTGTTGTGACCCACGACGGTCCAGGTGATGGCAATGACTTTCTCGACTTTTTGCGCCCTCAGCTCTCTCCTGCTAAAAGGCCCAAGGCCATCCATGTGCGGCAGACCTTGCCCATGACCAGCATCGGAAAGATCAACCGTCGAGCACTAGCTGCTCAACTAACCGAGGAGATCAGATAA
- a CDS encoding FadR/GntR family transcriptional regulator — MSDRVQGGEDALPVKRIDPAYQQVANQLRALIIDGNLAPGDRLPNEDKLCSRFGVSRNTVREALRILSSDHLIYAVRGAGGGTFVTAPDVLSIQERLQTSLRLLTGSNEIDHDELFEARALLEIPTVRNAARHRTPEDIDRLRQLEARVQHAGNTLERTENSEDFHQAIFEIAGNRVLSIIAPPVWAALTLSWRDQSSPHRWSTIDHDHGRILQCVEAGDEDGAAHAMMAHLRDLHGISQGGDQND, encoded by the coding sequence ATGAGTGACCGCGTTCAAGGAGGCGAAGACGCACTCCCCGTGAAACGTATAGATCCTGCCTACCAGCAGGTGGCCAATCAATTGCGTGCCTTGATCATCGACGGCAACCTTGCGCCCGGGGATAGGTTGCCGAACGAGGACAAGCTATGCAGTCGCTTCGGCGTCAGCCGCAATACTGTCCGCGAAGCGCTGCGCATCCTCAGTTCAGATCACCTCATCTACGCCGTGCGGGGAGCGGGCGGTGGAACGTTCGTTACCGCCCCGGACGTTCTGAGCATCCAGGAACGTCTTCAAACCAGTCTGCGTCTACTCACAGGGAGTAATGAGATAGATCACGACGAACTATTCGAGGCAAGGGCGTTACTCGAAATTCCGACGGTTCGTAACGCAGCACGCCACCGAACGCCAGAAGATATCGACCGACTTCGCCAACTAGAAGCACGAGTTCAGCATGCTGGCAATACTCTCGAGCGCACGGAGAACAGTGAAGACTTCCACCAAGCCATTTTTGAAATAGCGGGCAACCGCGTGCTGTCGATCATCGCTCCTCCGGTCTGGGCGGCGCTCACTTTGAGCTGGAGGGATCAGAGCAGCCCACACCGGTGGTCGACGATCGACCATGACCACGGACGTATCCTCCAGTGCGTCGAGGCAGGGGACGAGGACGGTGCAGCACATGCCATGATGGCGCATCTTCGTGACCTTCATGGGATCTCCCAGGGAGGAGACCAAAATGACTAA
- a CDS encoding ABC transporter permease, with the protein MIRFITARAARAVATLLVVVIVAFVLARMAGDPVLLMLPPEAPPDQVEATRASLGLDEPIVIQFFYFLGGAMTGDFGDSIRQGAPALDIVLERLPYTLELAIGSFLLGFGAAVAVAVWGELSPYPAVRNAMLWVATARQAIPPYLFGILMILVFSIWLGMLPAIGRTSYASYVLPIVTIATFEVALYLRLINGSFAKSRNEDYVRTALAKGASRTRVVLTHQLPNALVPLITVAGVNLGVLLGGLVVLETVFNWPGLGRLIVQGVEQRDYPVVQAGVLVIAIIFVVINFVVDMLYAVIDPRVRVTK; encoded by the coding sequence GTGATCCGGTTCATCACAGCTCGTGCAGCAAGGGCGGTAGCGACCCTGCTCGTGGTAGTTATTGTTGCCTTCGTTCTTGCGCGAATGGCTGGAGATCCAGTCTTGCTCATGCTGCCTCCAGAGGCGCCGCCGGACCAGGTAGAGGCCACTCGTGCCTCTTTGGGGCTTGACGAACCGATCGTCATCCAGTTTTTCTATTTCCTCGGCGGGGCGATGACTGGAGATTTCGGAGATTCGATAAGACAGGGTGCGCCTGCGCTTGACATCGTTCTTGAGCGGCTTCCCTACACTCTTGAGTTAGCTATCGGTTCGTTCCTGCTGGGATTCGGCGCTGCAGTTGCTGTAGCGGTCTGGGGTGAGCTTTCTCCTTATCCTGCAGTACGAAACGCAATGTTGTGGGTCGCCACTGCCCGACAAGCGATCCCTCCGTATCTGTTCGGGATCTTGATGATTCTGGTTTTTTCGATCTGGCTGGGCATGCTGCCTGCCATCGGCCGGACCTCGTACGCCTCATATGTGCTGCCTATCGTCACTATCGCTACTTTCGAGGTCGCTCTGTACTTACGCCTGATCAACGGTTCTTTCGCAAAGAGCAGGAACGAAGATTATGTGCGGACAGCGCTAGCCAAGGGCGCTTCCCGTACCCGGGTGGTTCTTACACATCAGCTTCCTAATGCCTTGGTGCCGCTGATCACAGTGGCGGGTGTAAATCTAGGCGTGCTGCTCGGTGGACTTGTCGTGCTGGAGACGGTCTTCAACTGGCCCGGACTCGGACGACTGATTGTCCAGGGGGTCGAGCAACGTGACTATCCGGTCGTTCAAGCAGGAGTGTTGGTTATCGCCATTATTTTTGTGGTCATTAACTTCGTCGTTGACATGCTCTATGCAGTGATCGATCCGCGAGTGAGGGTGACAAAGTGA
- a CDS encoding ABC transporter permease, which translates to MSEVTAVEEVEGKQKSPLRGNVLGRFTPTGLLSMLFLAVVLILAFVVPLLPNTDPFAQQLGASLVAPFVDATHVLGTDQLGRDILSRVAVATRTSFLIGVGSVAISALLGLLLGLISGYRGGRLDNFLMATADITLAIPTMLLLIVVVAALGPDIWMLTILLGIMNWVVFGRLVRSMVLSLREQDFVAAARSAGGSAPWIIRKHLLRAVTPELLVTAGYQLGIVITIESSLSYLGLGVPPPNPSLGLLIAEGQAYLQTSPHLVIAPATVAFLLIAGAQFLSQGVRAGNRRQ; encoded by the coding sequence GTGAGCGAGGTTACGGCAGTAGAAGAGGTTGAAGGTAAACAAAAGAGCCCGCTACGGGGAAATGTGCTGGGACGGTTCACCCCGACGGGCCTGTTATCGATGTTGTTCCTTGCGGTCGTGCTCATACTTGCTTTCGTTGTGCCCTTGCTCCCGAACACTGATCCGTTCGCACAACAACTTGGAGCCTCACTGGTGGCCCCATTTGTAGATGCCACCCACGTGTTGGGGACAGATCAACTAGGGCGGGACATACTGAGCCGGGTTGCAGTCGCTACTCGAACCTCATTTTTGATTGGGGTTGGGTCTGTGGCAATTAGTGCTCTCCTAGGGTTGCTTCTGGGGCTTATTTCGGGTTATCGAGGCGGGCGACTGGATAACTTCCTCATGGCCACTGCGGATATCACTCTGGCTATTCCGACGATGTTGCTACTGATCGTCGTTGTCGCTGCTCTAGGGCCTGACATCTGGATGCTTACCATTCTTTTAGGCATCATGAACTGGGTCGTTTTTGGTCGGTTAGTCCGCTCCATGGTGCTTTCTCTTCGTGAGCAGGACTTCGTGGCGGCAGCAAGATCTGCAGGCGGTTCTGCACCCTGGATAATTCGTAAGCATTTGCTCCGTGCCGTTACACCAGAGCTATTGGTTACAGCCGGTTATCAATTAGGAATTGTCATAACTATTGAGTCTTCACTGAGCTATTTGGGACTCGGGGTACCGCCCCCTAATCCCAGTCTTGGGCTGCTAATCGCTGAAGGCCAAGCGTATTTACAAACATCGCCGCACCTGGTTATTGCGCCGGCAACAGTTGCTTTTCTCTTAATCGCAGGCGCGCAGTTTCTATCGCAGGGGGTTCGTGCAGGTAACAGGCGGCAGTAA
- a CDS encoding ABC transporter substrate-binding protein produces MQVTGGSKCLKITKEKLNRNINIERLSMSVRSRAVKIGSAFILSGAFVVTGCTGGFDDDSDVNDDNGEGGAGEADSGDSINVALNGEPSTLDPLYDIGIPAVSVFRSVFSALTVIDENGEVGPGLAESWDTDETAETWTFVLRDDATFHNGEPVTAEDVVFSYEQGLERDDAAIGSYVSSIGAVEATGEFEVTFTMDAPYAAFDRQATLISILPQDVYEEDPEGFANDPVGSGPYVVENWNGGDGLSLSQYGDYHGDHGPYSEVEIRFITDESTRANSLQAGDLDIAQLGVANVDTLRDTEGVEVMEQESNRVLYLGFNVEGGPLADPQVREAIDLALDRGAISSDLYQGLAEPTGQMVAPTVFGYNDDILPTDYDADSSAELLEDAGYDGTPIVLSYPATELPQVSQLAQTVGGYLEEAGLTIELDQQETGNFRSAWLNNELPGIYIWQFAPSIMDADLPLSLLAAPDSTRYFNDDQIDDLMVEQIATVDAEERAELLGQILQVINDESYYAPLFTDVYTFGASEGTDWEPRPDGLFIFD; encoded by the coding sequence GTGCAGGTAACAGGCGGCAGTAAATGTCTGAAAATAACCAAAGAGAAATTAAATCGCAATATTAATATAGAGAGGTTATCCATGAGTGTTCGCTCAAGGGCAGTAAAAATAGGATCTGCATTTATTCTTTCAGGGGCCTTCGTTGTTACCGGCTGTACTGGTGGGTTTGACGACGATTCAGACGTGAATGATGACAATGGCGAGGGGGGCGCGGGGGAGGCTGACTCTGGTGACTCCATCAACGTGGCCTTGAACGGTGAACCGTCTACTTTGGATCCTCTTTACGACATCGGTATCCCGGCCGTTAGTGTTTTCCGCTCTGTGTTCTCGGCGCTAACCGTGATTGACGAAAATGGGGAGGTCGGGCCGGGCCTGGCTGAGAGTTGGGATACTGATGAAACTGCGGAGACGTGGACATTCGTTCTCCGAGATGATGCTACTTTCCACAACGGTGAACCTGTGACGGCTGAAGACGTAGTCTTCAGCTATGAGCAAGGTCTGGAGCGTGATGATGCTGCGATTGGCTCCTATGTCTCCTCCATAGGGGCTGTCGAGGCTACGGGGGAGTTCGAGGTCACCTTCACCATGGACGCCCCGTACGCAGCGTTCGATAGACAAGCCACCCTTATCTCGATCCTTCCTCAGGATGTCTACGAGGAGGATCCGGAGGGGTTCGCGAATGATCCGGTCGGGTCTGGCCCTTATGTTGTAGAGAACTGGAACGGGGGCGACGGTCTCAGTCTCAGTCAGTATGGGGACTACCACGGGGACCATGGGCCTTATTCAGAGGTCGAAATCCGATTCATTACAGATGAATCTACTCGAGCCAACTCTTTGCAGGCGGGTGACCTGGACATTGCGCAACTCGGTGTTGCGAATGTGGACACTTTGCGGGATACAGAAGGCGTTGAGGTGATGGAGCAGGAAAGCAACAGGGTTTTGTATCTGGGCTTCAATGTCGAGGGGGGGCCGCTTGCGGACCCTCAGGTTCGTGAAGCTATTGACCTGGCGCTGGATCGAGGAGCCATCAGTTCTGATCTTTATCAAGGTCTTGCGGAGCCCACGGGACAGATGGTGGCCCCGACTGTGTTCGGTTATAACGATGACATCTTGCCCACAGATTATGATGCTGACTCGTCTGCTGAGCTGCTGGAAGATGCTGGCTATGACGGTACGCCCATCGTCCTGAGTTATCCCGCAACAGAGCTACCTCAGGTCTCCCAGCTTGCACAGACAGTTGGCGGTTACCTAGAAGAGGCAGGGCTGACAATAGAACTTGATCAACAGGAGACTGGCAACTTCAGGTCGGCATGGTTGAACAATGAACTACCTGGGATCTATATTTGGCAGTTCGCCCCCTCGATTATGGATGCTGACTTACCACTTTCTCTGTTAGCAGCGCCTGACAGTACTCGATATTTCAATGATGATCAGATCGATGATCTGATGGTTGAACAGATTGCTACAGTAGATGCTGAGGAGCGCGCAGAGCTACTTGGGCAGATTTTGCAGGTCATTAACGACGAGTCGTATTACGCGCCCTTGTTTACTGACGTGTACACGTTCGGAGCAAGCGAGGGGACTGACTGGGAACCTCGTCCCGATGGACTATTCATTTTTGACTAA
- a CDS encoding cysteine hydrolase family protein, with translation MIPCEDTCLIVVDMQGAFLDASLGALSGGPSVGPLRKALPGTQTLVEHARDAGIPVIFTRYVYSPGLVDFGAIRTERARKRYEARALSPEDPGVDIVPELAPRQGEVVIDKSRPSAFYGTRLEPVLTGLGIRNLVICGVTTNICVESTARDAGQRDYGTFVARDAVAEFTQDRNDHSLFAIEWFFGKVLSVKEIVNCWEA, from the coding sequence ATGATTCCCTGCGAGGACACGTGCCTGATCGTAGTTGATATGCAAGGAGCTTTCCTCGATGCAAGCCTGGGCGCTCTTAGTGGGGGACCGTCGGTAGGGCCTCTCCGGAAGGCACTGCCAGGAACGCAGACGCTAGTAGAGCACGCACGCGACGCAGGTATTCCTGTCATCTTTACACGCTACGTCTACAGTCCCGGGCTTGTAGACTTCGGGGCAATCCGGACAGAGCGGGCGCGGAAGCGGTATGAAGCGCGCGCCCTGTCTCCTGAAGATCCAGGAGTGGATATAGTCCCCGAGCTTGCTCCGCGTCAGGGTGAGGTAGTCATCGACAAGTCACGTCCTAGTGCCTTCTATGGAACGCGTCTCGAACCGGTCCTGACAGGCCTGGGCATACGCAACTTAGTAATTTGCGGCGTTACAACAAATATTTGTGTTGAAAGTACTGCTCGCGATGCCGGCCAGAGAGATTATGGAACATTCGTCGCCCGGGATGCTGTGGCGGAGTTCACTCAAGACCGTAATGATCACTCCCTTTTTGCCATCGAATGGTTTTTCGGAAAAGTTCTCTCGGTAAAAGAGATCGTAAATTGCTGGGAGGCGTGA